In the genome of Pelagibacterium nitratireducens, one region contains:
- a CDS encoding FadR/GntR family transcriptional regulator: MNRKTAQQGDATITDDFAPRLFAGQRLYQIVARRIARMIEANAGNSGWHMPSERELAEELEVSRPVVREAVIALEMRGIVEVRGRAGIMVLPARSGQINFDLAGVDTGPGPFELLEARLAIESSAAALAAERATSYDIMMLEECIAQMEKETEVVLLQEKGDRDFHMTIAKMTNNAIIISMIEALWSQRDESVMWKKLHEHIHAESVRPLWIGDHHSIVSALRMRHPDAAYKAMSRHIRNVINELLEADERGRFAP, from the coding sequence ATGAACAGAAAAACCGCCCAGCAAGGAGACGCGACCATCACAGATGATTTCGCCCCGCGTTTGTTCGCTGGACAGCGGCTCTATCAGATCGTCGCGCGCCGCATCGCCCGCATGATCGAAGCCAATGCTGGAAATTCGGGTTGGCACATGCCATCAGAACGCGAACTGGCCGAAGAACTCGAAGTCAGCCGTCCGGTGGTGCGTGAGGCGGTGATCGCGCTCGAAATGCGCGGCATCGTCGAGGTGCGCGGTCGGGCCGGAATCATGGTTCTGCCGGCGCGTTCCGGCCAGATCAATTTCGACCTGGCCGGTGTCGACACCGGCCCTGGCCCCTTTGAACTGCTCGAAGCACGACTGGCGATCGAGTCGAGTGCAGCGGCCCTGGCTGCGGAACGCGCGACCTCATATGACATCATGATGCTCGAGGAATGCATCGCACAGATGGAAAAGGAAACCGAAGTTGTCCTGCTCCAGGAAAAGGGCGACCGCGATTTCCACATGACCATCGCCAAAATGACCAACAATGCCATCATCATATCCATGATCGAGGCCTTGTGGAGCCAGCGCGACGAATCGGTGATGTGGAAAAAGCTGCACGAGCACATCCATGCCGAGAGCGTCCGGCCCTTGTGGATAGGAGACCATCACTCGATCGTCTCCGCCCTGCGCATGCGCCACCCCGATGCCGCCTACAAAGCCATGTCGCGACACATCCGCAATGTGATCAACGAGCTATTGGAAGCTGACGAAAGGGGACGGTTCGCTCCCTGA
- a CDS encoding Gfo/Idh/MocA family oxidoreductase produces MTRKLRVGVIGAGIAQRHLAGYNWNKDLFEVPVLCSLDEDRGRKAVAEFGVGAFTNDVDTLFARDDIDIIDVSTPPDSHFELSKRAIEAGKHVICEKPLFGSIADVDRMVEIVSKTDRKFMPIFQYRYGSGLQKLKRLIALGLTGKPFLTTIETHWWRGPAYYDVPWRGKWASELGGGLLGHAIHAHDMLNYVHGACAEVFAYGETLVNRIEVEDTMALSVKMANGSLAALSMTLGSRKEISRLRFCFADMVAESILEPYTMGRDPWVFTAGDPDHQAKIDSALAQYEVAEDGYTRQFELFHDAIVNDGEPPVTLEDARNSLELVTAAYYSQRTGQPTQLPITPDHPLYTSWLP; encoded by the coding sequence ATGACCCGGAAACTGCGCGTCGGCGTGATCGGAGCCGGCATCGCCCAACGGCATCTGGCAGGCTACAACTGGAACAAGGATCTGTTCGAGGTTCCGGTGCTGTGCTCTCTCGATGAGGACCGCGGCCGCAAGGCGGTCGCCGAATTCGGCGTTGGCGCGTTCACCAACGACGTCGATACCCTCTTTGCCCGCGACGACATCGACATCATCGATGTCAGCACTCCGCCTGATTCCCATTTCGAGCTGTCCAAGCGCGCCATAGAGGCCGGCAAGCACGTGATCTGCGAAAAGCCTCTGTTCGGTTCGATCGCCGATGTCGACAGGATGGTCGAGATCGTGTCGAAAACCGATCGAAAGTTCATGCCCATTTTCCAGTATCGTTACGGGTCGGGCCTGCAAAAGCTGAAGCGCCTGATCGCACTCGGCCTGACCGGCAAGCCCTTTCTCACCACCATCGAGACCCATTGGTGGCGCGGGCCGGCCTATTACGACGTGCCCTGGCGCGGAAAGTGGGCGAGCGAGCTGGGGGGCGGGCTGCTGGGCCACGCCATCCACGCCCACGACATGCTCAACTATGTCCACGGCGCCTGCGCGGAAGTCTTTGCCTATGGCGAAACGCTGGTGAACAGGATCGAAGTCGAGGACACCATGGCGCTTTCGGTCAAGATGGCCAATGGCTCTCTTGCGGCGCTGTCCATGACGCTGGGCTCGCGCAAGGAGATTTCCCGCCTCCGCTTCTGTTTCGCCGACATGGTCGCCGAAAGCATTCTCGAGCCCTATACAATGGGCCGCGACCCCTGGGTTTTTACGGCGGGCGATCCCGACCATCAGGCCAAGATTGACTCTGCGCTGGCACAATACGAGGTTGCAGAGGACGGCTACACACGCCAGTTCGAACTCTTCCATGACGCCATCGTCAATGACGGCGAACCGCCTGTAACCCTCGAGGACGCGCGCAATTCGCTGGAACTGGTCACCGCCGCGTATTATTCCCAGCGCACTGGCCAGCCGACGCAGCTTCCTATAACGCCCGATCACCCGCTCTACACATCATGGTTGCCATGA